GAAGTAAAACAACGGCAACAATACATTGCTAATGGTGaactcaataaaaaaaaaacacatattttaaaaaataccctaCCAACTATTAGTATTCACTAattcatatttgtttatttgctttaagaaaatttttccTCACAATCTTTCCACATTcttgaaataagaaatattatagGTTCATATGAAATCTTCAGCTGTCAATATTAGTAAGAGAAATTGCAGCAAAAGTAAACTCACTTGGTTTACAGATACAAGTCTGGCAGCCGTCTTTATAGATGTAGCCGTAAGGACACGCAAGGCATCGCACATTAGGGCAAGGAGGTTCtaaaaaacagtttatttctcaGTTAATCAGAAGTGAAACGACGGCAACAATGCATTGCTAATAGTTAGCTAAatagtgaaaatattttaaaacataccCTGTCATCTGTTAGTATTCACGgcttaaaaattcttttatttgctttcgaCAAATTCTTCCACACGAGCTTTCcacattcttgaaaaaaaagaaatactttagGTTCATATGAAATCTTCAGCTGTATACATTAGTAGGAGTAATTGCAGCAAAAGTAAACGTACTTGGTTTACAGATACAAGTCTGGCAGCCGTCTTCATAGATGTAGCCGTAAGGACATGCAGCACAAAGCGCAATAGAAGGGCAAGGAGGCTctaaaaaaacagtttcatatCTATTAATCAGAAGTGAAGCGACAGCAACAATACATTGCTAATGGTTAACTgaattgtgaaaatattttaaaacataccCTGTCATTTGTTAGTACTCAAGTCTTCaaattctttatttgctttcgACAAATTCTTCCATGCCATCTCTCCACtttctttgaaataagaaatattttgggtTCATAAGAAATCTTCAGCTGTCAATATTAGTAAGAGAAATTGCAGCAAAAGTAAACTCACTTGGTTTACACATACAAGTCTGGCAGCCGTCTTCATAGATGTAGCCGTAAGAACACGCAGGGCATCGCACATTAGGGCAAGGAGGTTCTAACAAAAACCATCTTATTTCTCAGTTAATCAGAAGTGATACGACGACAACAATGCAATGCTAATAGTTAGTTAAATagtggaaatattttaaaacataccCTGTCATCTGTTAGTACTCAAGTcttcatatttgtttatttgctttcaaCAAATTCTTCCACACAAGCGTTCCACATTCTTGAAAAAGGAAATACTTTAGGTTCATGTGAAATATTCAGCTGTATACCATAGTAGGAGAAATTGCAGCAAAAGTAAACGTACTTGGTTTACAGATACAAGTCTGGCAGCCGTCTTCATAGATGTAGCCGTAAGGACATGCAGCACAATACGCAACAGAGGGGCAAGGAGGTTctgaaaacagtttatttctcaGTTAATCAGAAGTGAAACGACGGCAACAATACATTGGTAATGGTTAActcaattaaaaaattattttaaaacataccTTATCATCTGTTAGTACTCACggctttaaattgtttatttgctttcgACAAATTCTTCCATGCCATCTCTCCACtttctttgaaataagaaatattttaggCTCATATGAAATCTTCAGCTGTATACATTAGTAGGAGAAAATGCAGCAAAAGTAAACGTACTTGGTTTACAGATACAAGTCTGGCAGTCGTCTTCATCGACGTAGCCGTAAGGACACCATGGGCATTGCGCAATAGAGGGGCAAGGagaatcttaaaaaaacaacaacaaccaaaaaaaaaaaaaaaacagcttcatATCTCGATTAATCAGAAGTGAAACGACGGCAACAATATATTGCTAATGGATAACtaaattgtgaaaatattttaaaactacgCTGTGACAGTGAATTATTATAGATTGTAGGGAATGTGTCAATTGTGAAGTACATTATGTGTTAATACTAGCAACTtttttgtgtacagaaaaaagaactaaTAGTGAATGTGTACCATGTGTGAGTCTAAATATAGACCCTTCGTTCTGTACAtaaaggttataaaaaaaatgctaaagactttcttgtttgggttttttcgtctttttatttgttgttgtttttttgtttttttttgttttgttttttttttttttttttttggggggggttggTCTTTTTTGTATTGAAAGTGCATAAAGCATTGTTCAAGAAGTCACACTAACTCTGTTTACTTACGATTTGCCTAGTGCACGTCTTCTCCGTCTATGTCTATGAGTATTCAGCTGACAACTACACCAACAAGTCAATACACAACTTTTACAAATTGTTCGACGCCTTCTTCACACCAGCAAGCCTTACCTGCTTCTGCTTTGCCGACCACCAAGACCACAAACACAAGTAAAGCTGACACCATCCCACTTGCCATTTCTACCCGTTACTTGGTTACTTGGTGAGAAAATGATTCACTAGTAGCTCTTACTCAGAAATTGAGAAGGAAGGAATAAACAATTTACTACTTTCAGTTGCTCTCTTcgtggtgtcgtctgctcgcaaCACATTTTATAGATTCCGCCATATTTACATCCTTTACAATTATGGTCCAATCCCAGGCGGCGTAACGAAGAACTGTATTTTGATTGGTGGATATATTTGGATGCTGACCTCCCAAAcgattgacctcatggcaggtaTATTTTCTCCGGATCTATTAACTGACCGACAGATGCCGCCCATCTCCACCTCCCTAATGAACTCGGAGTCGTCTATCAATATTTTTCGCTATAGAGAGTTTTGACcttataaaaacaagaaaaagtatttcaaaatgtcagcacAGTGACTGCACAGTAACATTTGAGGTTATTAATTATGATATTTTTTGTGAGACGCGTTGAGCTAGCTTTTGATGGT
This window of the Pomacea canaliculata isolate SZHN2017 linkage group LG4, ASM307304v1, whole genome shotgun sequence genome carries:
- the LOC112561996 gene encoding antistasin-like isoform X9 → MASGMVSALLVFVVLVVGKAEADSPCPSIAQCPWCPYGYVDEDDCQTCICKPKPPCPSVAYCAACPYGYIYEDGCQTCICKPKPPCPNVRCPACSYGYIYEDGCQTCMCKPKPPCPSIALCAACPYGYIYEDGCQTCICKPKPPCPSIAQCPWCPYGYVYEDGCQTCICKPKPPCPNVQCPACPYGYIYEDGCQTCNCKPKPPCPNVQCPACPYGYLYEDGCQTCNCKPKPPCPSIAHCAACPYGYVYEVGCQTCTCNKSPACEIK
- the LOC112561996 gene encoding antistasin-like isoform X5, coding for MASGMVSALLVFVVLVVGKAEADSPCPSIAQCPWCPYGYVDEDDCQTCICKPKPPCPSVAYCAACPYGYIYEDGCQTCICKPKPPCPNVRCPACSYGYIYEDGCQTCMCKPKPPCPSIALCAACPYGYIYEDGCQTCICKPKPPCPNVRCLACPYGYIYKDGCQTCICKPKPPCPNVRCPACPYGYLYEDGCQTCNCKPKPPCPNVQCPACPYGYIYEDGCQTCNCKPKPPCPNVQCPACPYGYLYEDGCQTCNCKPKPPCPSIAHCAACPYGYVYEVGCQTCTCNKSPACEIK
- the LOC112561996 gene encoding BPTI/Kunitz domain-containing protein 4-like isoform X14, producing the protein MASGMVSALLVFVVLVVGKAEADSPCPSIAQCPWCPYGYVDEDDCQTCICKPKPPCPSVAYCAACPYGYIYEDGCQTCICKPKPPCPNVRCPACSYGYIYEDGCQTCMCKPKPPCPSIALCAACPYGYIYEDGCQTCICKPKPPCPNVRCLACPYGYIYKDGCQTCICKPKPPCPNVQCPACPYGYIYEDGCQTCNCKPKPPCPNVQCPACPYGYLYEDGCQTCNCKPKPPCPSIAHCAACPYGYVYEVGCQTCTCNKSPACEIK
- the LOC112561996 gene encoding antistasin-like isoform X15, which codes for MASGMVSALLVFVVLVVGKAEADSPCPSIAQCPWCPYGYVDEDDCQTCICKPKPPCPSVAYCAACPYGYIYEDGCQTCICKPKPPCPNVRCPACSYGYIYEDGCQTCMCKPKPPCPNVRCLACPYGYIYKDGCQTCICKPKPPCPNVRCPACPYGYLYEDGCQTCNCKPKPPCPNVQCPACPYGYIYEDGCQTCNCKPKPPCPNVQCPACPYGYLYEDGCQTCNCKPKPPCPSIAHCAACPYGYVYEVGCQTCTCNKSPACEIK
- the LOC112561996 gene encoding antistasin-like isoform X4; this encodes MASGMVSALLVFVVLVVGKAEADSPCPSIAQCPWCPYGYVDEDDCQTCICKPKPPCPSVAYCAACPYGYIYEDGCQTCICKPKPPCPNVRCPACSYGYIYEDGCQTCMCKPKPPCPSIALCAACPYGYIYEDGCQTCICKPKPPCPNVRCLACPYGYIYKDGCQTCICKPKPPCPSIAQCPWCPYGYVYEDGCQTCICKPKPPCPNVQCPACPYGYIYEDGCQTCNCKPKPPCPNVQCPACPYGYLYEDGCQTCNCKPKPPCPSIAHCAACPYGYVYEVGCQTCTCNKSPACEIK
- the LOC112561996 gene encoding antistasin-like isoform X1, with the translated sequence MASGMVSALLVFVVLVVGKAEADSPCPSIAQCPWCPYGYVDEDDCQTCICKPKPPCPSVAYCAACPYGYIYEDGCQTCICKPKPPCPNVRCPACSYGYIYEDGCQTCMCKPKPPCPSIALCAACPYGYIYEDGCQTCICKPKPPCPNVRCLACPYGYIYKDGCQTCICKPKPPCPSIAQCPWCPYGYVYEDGCQTCICKPKPPCPNVRCPACPYGYLYEDGCQTCNCKPKPPCPNVQCPACPYGYIYEDGCQTCNCKPKPPCPNVQCPACPYGYLYEDGCQTCNCKPKPPCPSIAHCAACPYGYVYEVGCQTCTCNKSPACEIK
- the LOC112561996 gene encoding BPTI/Kunitz domain-containing protein 4-like isoform X10, yielding MASGMVSALLVFVVLVVGKAEADSPCPSIAQCPWCPYGYVDEDDCQTCICKPKPPCPSVAYCAACPYGYIYEDGCQTCICKPKPPCPNVRCPACSYGYIYEDGCQTCMCKPKPPCPSIALCAACPYGYIYEDGCQTCICKPKPPCPNVRCPACPYGYLYEDGCQTCNCKPKPPCPNVQCPACPYGYIYEDGCQTCNCKPKPPCPNVQCPACPYGYLYEDGCQTCNCKPKPPCPSIAHCAACPYGYVYEVGCQTCTCNKSPACEIK